From the genome of Dermochelys coriacea isolate rDerCor1 chromosome 1, rDerCor1.pri.v4, whole genome shotgun sequence:
AAGCCTCCCTTCTCCTTGTCCACGCTTGCCCCCTCCTCAGATTCCCCCACCCTtactgccccccagcaccccaccccctactgtcccccgaacccctgacccatctaatcccccctgctccctgcccccccgaacctccgccccatccgacccccccctcccctgactgctccGAACCCTCTTCACATCCCCGCCCCGGCAGCCCCCCAACATCCACACCCCCCCGCGCTCCCTGTCTCTTGGctgccccccgggatcccagGCCCCTTCTCCGCCCCGACCCGCGTGTCTGCCTCCACGCGGAGCCAGACACGCCGCTCCGCCGCCGTCCCCCCAGAGCGCTGCCGGCGCCCCGgcgtgctggggctgcagggaggagacggggggagcgggggaggggctctggctgcaggaggCCCCGATGCCAGCGGCTCAGGCCGGCCGGGCCGCCCTGTCCGCCGCGCCGCGGGCTGCATGGGGAGGGAAATCCCGGCGCTTTGAGACTTTTACAACTTCCTGCCGGAGGGCTACTTAAAGCGCCAAAGCCGGAGCTGACCGTGGGCCCAGGGGCGCACGGTAACCCTGGCGAACGGGTAACACTCTCACTGCCCCGTGCGGACCTTGCTGGCACGAGCTAAAACGGCCCCTGGGGCACATTGGTGTCACCCTGCTTCGCGCGGGGTTACCGTCACACACGCTAGCAGCGCGTGGCCGGGGCGCGCGGGACTCCGCCTCCAGCAGCGGATCAGCTCCGAGCGCGGCCGCCGGCGCCGGGAGCCTGTCCGCACGGGCGCTCTGAAGGGCTCAGGTCTGCGGCGCTCGGGTGattttcccccccgccccccccccgagccagcaaATTACAGCGCTatgaaatgtaagtgtagacaagccggcagggtctacacagggcaGGCAGAGTGCTCTGCGATCCCCCGGAGTGCTCTGCAGCGCCAGGCAGTCAAGCGGGTAGGCTATTTTGAGTACAGCGGCAGATTGTCTTGAGCGGCCTCTGTCCATCGGGCAGTCCAGTTATCGACTGCTTTACTAACATGTTCCTCTCTTCAAGgtacccagctgctgctggaggcctGTGTCCGCAGTAATGTCCAGCACTTCATCTACACTAGTACCATAGAAGTGATAGGCCCAAACTGCAGAGGGGACCCCATCTGCAACGGGGATGAAGATACAGCCTACCAGAGCACATCAGGATTTCCTTATGCCCAGAGTAAGAGACTGGCAGAGACGTCTGTTCTGAAGGCAAATGGTCAGGCACTGAAGCATGGTGGCATCTTCCTGACGTGTTCCTTGAGGTCCATGTATATCTTTGGAGAAGGATGCCAGTTTCTCCAGAGTCACCTGGATAAAAGCCTCTTGAACAAAAATGTCTACCTGCGGATTTCTAGGAAGGACGCTCTGGTGAATCCTGTGTATGTGGGAAACGTTGCATGGGCTCACATCCAGGTGGCAAAAGCCTTGAGGAACCCGGAAAAAGCCAAGCACATCAAAGGGCACTTCTACTACATCTCTGATGACACTCCTCACATGAGCTATGCCGACCTAAATTATGAGCTGACCAAGGAGCTGGGGTTTGGGATTGAGCCCCACCCGCCCATGCCGCTGATGATGCTGTACTACTTTGCGCTACTGCTAGAAGTTGTGAGCTTCCTACTTAGGCCCTTTGTCAAATACATCCCCTCCACCAACCGTCACCTTGTGATCTTGCTGAACACACAGTTCACATTCTCCTACAGGAAGGCATGGCGGGATTTGGCTACATGCCCCGCTACAATGGAAAGAGGCCAAGCAGCGCACCAGCCAGTGGATTGCCTCAGTGATTCCACAAAGGAGGGCATACCTGAAAAACAAGGCTGCCTAAGCCTGAGACAAAGTGAAGTATGGCAAGACAAACCGGCCCATGAGCCCACAGGTGAGCTGGAGGAATTGCAGTAAAAGATGACATCAGAGCATTGAAATGTGAAATCTGTGTGATGAAAAGTTGGAATGAATAAAGAATATGAAACTCTTCATTTGTTTGTGGTGGATGGGCTGATTTGTTATCACAGTTACTTTATAATCTACAGccacctctccctctctgcaacacagatatttttatttgtgtagAGACCCTTCTGAAGTACACTCAGCCCTTCCCTTTCTCTTAACTTCACCTGAGACTTTTGGGAAAAGAGTAAAGGCTCCATTATTATCTTTCCCAGCAGTGTATGGATACCCACGCACACATGCCACACTCCACCTACCATCATCAAATTATATCCATATAAAACAGGTGGGAGCAACCTGACTGTAGATGCTCTTATAACAAGTAGGGACAGTAGTCTACCTTTTCAAAGTGGTGTctaatatttttgtttccttgtttaGGATCCAACTTTAGATAtctttcttaggtgcctaaatatgggctTCAGCTTCTAACTTTATGcccccatttttgaaaatatatatggAAAATTTCCTGATATGATATGCGTTAGTCAGTTGGGTAAAACAAGTTCTATTGTTCCTGACTGTCGCTGATTTGCTGGGTTACTTTGATCACGTCACTaacctttttgtgcctcagtttcccttagcTGCATTAGAAGGAGAACACCACCTACTCCCAGGAGAAGTTGTGAAGATTAGTTAGCTAATGTCTACCTATCAATTTGAATGTGCAAAGCACtctataagtgcaaagtaatattcTATTAGTGTTTTGTGGCAGGTGATGCCCTTGGCTATCTTAAGGCTGTCAGCCTATAGCCCCCTAACTTCCCAATTACGTAACTATGGTGAATTTGATGGAAGCCCAGTAAGAGCAAAGGACAAAGGCTATAACAAAATTAAGAGAACAGATGCTGCAGGAAAGTCGTGGTACCTAGAGGAGGTTTCCCTGCaaagttcatagattccaaggccagaagggacagctGTGATCATTTAGGCTGACCTctatataacacaggtcatagaacttccccaaaataattccttttgaactaaagcttatctttttcaaagaaaaccaatcctgatttaaaaatttccagtgttaGAGAATCCACCCCCATTCTGGGTAATGGTTCCAACAGTTAataaccctcactgttaaaaaattataccttatttccagtctgaattgtctAGCTTGTAGAATAACAAATAATATTGCAAGAGAATTCCATGGGACTTCCAGATATCAGACTAGGTGCTAGAGGTTAGAGTCAGCTGGTATGTGCTTACACACAGTCTCCACACCTCTATAGTGGCCATAAtagtttctgcagaatttaagcttttatttaaacaaagcTTCTAAGCTTGTTTGAACAGATAATCTTCTGAATGTGATCCAGTGCTGCACTGTCTTCCTGAATCTACAGCCAGCCTGAAACAACCCTAAGAGGTGGGAATTTCTCTGTTCATCTCAGCATGGTGTTAATGCTGAAACTTAATGATACAAATTAAACTATTAATATActtcattttcagaggtgttgagcacacAAAGCCTTCACTGGGACTaattctctgctgccttgcaccTTATTGTCATTTACAACAGTGGAAACTTGGTGCAAATGTTACCATTTTGCTTTAGTATAATTATATACCTACTTTTTTTCATGGATTCCAAAGCTAGTAGGGAACcctgtgaccatctagtctgacctcctgtttgaCACAGGCCAcagacttccccaaaataattcctagaacagctcttttagaaaaacatccaatcttaatttaaaaattgtcagtgatagagactccaccacgacccttagtaaattgttccaacagttaattacgTTCACTGTTAAACAGgtaccccttatttccagtcggAATTTGTCGAATTTCAACgtgcagccattggatcatattatacctttctctgctagactgaagagcccattactaaaTGTTTGTTCTCCATAGTTTCCCATATAGGtccttatagactgtgatcaaatcatctcttaaccttctctttgttaaactaaatagactgagttccttgagtctatcactataaggcatgctttctaattctttaatcattctttggTTCTTTGCAAGATACACTGATGTGAAAAAGCaatctctcattgactttagcGTTGCCACTTAATCCCTCCCCACATTTGTAACTGGTGAACAGTTGCAGATGCCTCCAGCTAACTAGGTACCACTCATTCAAGCACTGTTTTCAGTCTCAGGTACCTGGAGGCATCTGTCAGGTGCTCAGCAGTTAAAAGAATGGGAAGCTGATTTTCACAGGGACCAAGTATCCACAACTCTAAAGTCAATGGGTgtgagatttatatatataaaattcttcCCCATTCCCCTTGCACATTGGACCAGCAGGAATAAAAGTGCTACAGACCCACTCAAACTGTTTCTGTAAAAAATGACTATTAGCCCATAGCTTTCTCATCCTGAAGGAAACAGAGAATGTTTCCCATAGGCTGTACTGTATGTTAATAATCACTGTATAAAACCAATGTTGGGTTAAAGCCATCACATCTCCCATCTCAGGAAAAGAGAATTACAAATGCATTAAGGAACAGATGTGCAACTAAAATCTGGACTTGTCAGGTCCCACCTAGGGTTCACCTTGACCAGCTAATAGATGCCAAAATGCAACGTACCCTGTCTACTCTAGTGTTTTATAAAAggtatattaaaatgttttcactaacatgtttttaaaatacgCATTTTATCCTTCTCTAGGCAGGGCTCAAATAGCCCAATCCTGATAGGTGCTCAATATCTATAATATGCCTTCAATGAGAAACATATGCTCAACTGATCAGGCTCCAAATTAAAGGCACTTTAAATAATTAGTGTCTCCAAGAAGACAAatgtttctggttttgtttttggttgaaTCAGTTCTGTGAAATAAACTGCTAACAACAGGCAAAGGAATTGGAGGTTTGGCAAAATGAAAGTGTTAGACACAGAGGTCTTGTCTATAACACAAACTGATAGGGAAGTAGCCTTTAAATGGTTTTTGTTGTGGTGTGGGTTTAATTTTGTAAAATCATTTTAGAAACCAAGTGATGCCCTGTCCACACAGTGCCATTAAGAGAGAGACAGCAAAACATGTTCTTAAAACATGCTCTTGCTTAGACCCAGAACAATGTGCAGTTATTTTGGTTGACACAGGAAGCAATgagggcctaattctccactgtTCTACTCCTTGTGTTACTTACATTTGCTCAAAGTGAGTTCAAAGActaaatgctaccaaatcagaattctccactcactcACACCAGTGACAGTGGGTCACACTCATTTTGCATAGGTGCAAATGATTATACAAGGGCAAGGCTGGGGGGGAACAAGGCTGAGTGCTTCTCCCTTGTGGTTGCTGTGGGAACTTTGAGTATCCATGAACAGCTTCCTATCAAGAATTTGTGCCCAAATAAAGGGTATTTTTCATGCCATTTGATTTTCCATACCTCCCTAAAATTCTTTTTAGGGACCTTATAAACCTACCCTTAGTTTTTAACAAACCTTTTGCAGTTTACCTGACCTGTGGAGGCACTATTATGGTTGATAATATTGCAGCTGAATGCCCTATAAACCAACAGGCAGGGTATTGACTTGAAATGTGGCTGCATACAAATGGCACAAGCACCGTCTGCAGGCAGGGGACAAGGCTCTCCTCCTAACATTAGAATAAGCAAACATAATCTTTGGACAACATGGTATGGAGCCGTGACCAGGGCAAGCCAGAGGCAAACTGAAGTGTGAGGCTCCTGACAGTAAAACTCCAGAGCAGTAACAAGATACATTCAGCCCTGGTTCACTCAACTAACTCCAGGGATGGACACGGATCTCAATGTGTACTAGAACAAATCATTTTTGAGCAGTGGTCATGAAGAGCCTGTCTAAACTGGGAAGATGAGGTGTGCTTAGCAAAGGTGTTTGCTAACACCAGTTAATTCTTCTAGTCTAGACAGACCCTAACAAGActgctttgtttttcttcagtAAAGCTGACTGTAAGCTATATAGGGCCATTCTACCCTAGAAACAGGACAATAGGAGAGAAGATAGGAGAACatagggtattttttttaaaaaaaagttttatttcagAGGGGGAGACACAATGCAACAGAAAAGTAGATATTATAACGTACAGAAAACTGGGACATTTTTGCCCAGATTTAACTGAGCTCCTAAAATAGCAGCTACAAATAAATATAATCTAAAATGAGGAAACAATTGCTGGAGACATTGCcagagagaacaaaggggactttGTCTTCCTCAGTTCAGTAAGTGAAGCATTTCTCAGGATTTTGGCTCTGACATCTTATGAGCCAGGTATCTGTCTCAGAGCCTAATTTATCATTTTTGACTTCTTAGTAAGACAATGAGAAATATATTTCCCCTCTTGACCCTCTATTTTGCTGTACTCCAAACAATGTTCCTTAGCACCAAATTCCCTCAGTGCCCTAATtcctcccacctcccagcccTCTGAACCCCAAATGATCAACTCCCCCAGCTACCTTTCTCTCCTTGTTCCCCCCGATCCCCAAATGATTGATTCCTATCAACATCAAACTCATTCCCAACACTCAGAGCCCCCGATTCATCCTAGAACAATCTACTTGCACTAAGAATGTGCCCACTCCCTTTGTAGTTCCTTCTCGATATCATCACACCATATAATAATTTATGCATGAGTTTCTGTGGGCAGGACAGGGGCTCTCATGGCTGTGCTTTCTACTCTATGTGGAGTTTATGGTGCTGGGCAAGGTGACTCTTGTATcgaaagcttttcccacactcagcacatttatagggtttctctcctgtgtggatcctccGGTGCCTAACGAGGTGTGAGCTCTggatgaagcttttcccacattcaacACATACGTAAGGTTTCTCACCCGTGTGGGTTCTCTGGTGCTGGGTAAGTGTTGAGAAATcactgaagctcttcccacactgaGCACATTCAAAGGGCTTCTCTCCGGTGTGGATTCTTTGGTGGTTAATAAGGTGAGAGTTCcggctgaagcttttcccacattcattACAATGGaaaggtctctctcctgtgtgggttctcttgTGAGTGAAAAGGTGAGAGCTCACACTAAAGTTTTCCCCACATTCACTACATATGTAAGGTTTCTCgcctgtgtgggttctctggtgtTTAATTAGGTCTGAGCGCCAACTGAAACTTTTGTTACATTCAGTACATTTATGAGGTTTCTCTCCTGTCTGTGTTATTTCATGCTGTGTAAGGTTCGAGCTCTGACTGAAGCCCTCCCCACATTCAGTATATACATAGGGTCTCTCCCCTATAGGAATTCTCTGGTGGATGATGATATCTTGAAGAGCTTCCAAATCTCTTTCTGGATGAACGGAGTTACCCAGTATCTTACCAGGAAGATCTCCCTGATGCGTTTCTGACATGTACTGGCCCTCATAGGCCTCATCAGGGCTCTGGAAAACATTCTCTTCACACCCCTCTGATATTGTACCATACTGTTCCACATTCTCAAGACCATCTTCCTGGGGGTTCTTCTCCTCATGCTCATTCAATCCTTGAATAAACAGAAGCCAGACATGAGTGTTTGGTCAAAAAGAAATCTAAGAAAGGAGAATTGCACAAAGTATGAGTCAACTAAATAAAATGTAAGACTGGATGTAAGAAGGAAAATCCCAAcccaaagagaaagaaagaaagaaagaaagaaagaaagaaagaaagaaagaaagaaagaaagaaagaaagaaaaagaaaaacaaccattTCCCAATAAGGAGATGGCAATTTTGCTTCAAAAACTCAAATGAACATTCAGAGAAAAGTtgggtcaggagggagagagaaacagaactCTGGCCAGAAGTCAGTCAGGACTGGTGGAAAACCATAAGTGAGGTTTGCCAGAAATAACCACTGGTTGTAatcccaaagcagagaaaaagaaacagtACAGGAACggttttaaatgaaacaaaaagttggATTTCCAGCAATTTCTGAATTGGCTTAACTTATTCCTCACCTGTGGAGGCCCCAAAGAGGATCTCCCTTTCCTCTGAGTCCTGGAGAATTGGAGCACACAGCTCTTCCTCTCGTTCCATCCAGAGATGATGGCAGGCTTAGGGACCCTGCTCATGGCCATTAAAAGAATCAGTATCACACTGGTTACATCGCCATCAAGTATTTCCTATTAACAACCCCCAAGGGGGcacaacaagaacaaaaacaaaaactcatgAGACTAACTTAAAAATCATTGCATGTCCCCCATCAAGCATTCCCGATTATGACTGAACCCTCAGGGTACTATAACGAAGTAGGGTATGTCATATTTAATTTTCAATCTGTCTTCTGATTTTATATTTCAGAACAGGAAGACCACCTTGCTGATAcgtacatgtgtgtgtgagagagaaataccctcctcttcctcctgacaGACAGGACGGACACTCTCCCCAGCATCCTCCTATGCTCACCTTAAGAATCCCCTGGGGAGCTCTTCCTAATTACTTGCTATATATACCTTGATCTGGGTGCTGGCCCCTTCTCCCGTCCCGTTCCTCCGAAGGCCCCTGTCCCTCACAGTTCTGCAGCAGAGGGAAGGTGAGGTCAGCACAGGGCACTTCTTGTGCCGGTGGAGGGAGGTAAAGGTCACTCTCCTTTATCCCTATACATCCTCAATGCTTTCACTTTTCCATCCCACCCTCCCTGGCGTTGCACTAAACTGCAAGGAAGCTACTGCTTCTGCCCAGCCAGCTGGCAGCTCTCTCACTGCTCACAAAGCAAGGAGCAGGGCAAAAGCTCTTCAGGGAGCCAGGGTGCTTCATGGAGGAACCTGCGCTCCAAAGCCACCTGCTTGGTTCCCAACAGAGGCCTCTGGTGGCCATAGTCAGAAATACTGAGCTGAAAGACAGCTGCTAGCAGGTTTGTACGTGGCTGCTAAGACGAAGTAAAGTTTTAAAAGTCATAGAAATTTCACATGAACTGGCCACCCTGAGTGTTGGCTGCAAAGCACTTCCCCTCGATATTAAAATCACCCAATCCTTCtactgggaggagagctgcattAGTAGAGAATATAGCACCACTAGACTATAAGCTCTCTGAGGCAGCGCCTAGAACAACGGGACCCCAACTTCATTTGCATTCTTTATCAATGGATTCTAAATAGAGGCTTCAATCACAATCCCATTCATTACTCACAATACATTTGCACAAGTTGGCAGGACTTGAACAGTTACTGGGCAGTGGAGTTGCTTTCTCCCTGTCcccattaatatttacttctacaaagtggaacagctccaataAGATAGATTGAGAGAGATCCACCTCAGAATACCtcatagcctggtggttagggcactcacctaggacaTAAGAGGCCTGGGTTTAAATCCCATAATAGGTGGGAATGTCAGCGTGTGTCTCACTCTCTGGGTATTAGAGAAAGGAATGACCTGGTTTAGAAGCCTAACTGTGGGGAGGGTTCCTGGCTGAGAATCCTAAGCAGAGGGAGGTGCTTCTCTCCAGCCCATCAGCCATATGACTAAGACCCAAATCAACAGGACtttgacacctttgaggatctaggcatTTCACTCCTGTTCAGTTTGCTGGCATCTGAGAATCCTCTTctttggtgcctaactctccccatgcatcgTATAGGGAGCCTGCTGCCTAACTCGGGGCCGAGAATTCTATGATGCAGCAGAGCATATGAGTTAGGCATTGTAACACCTAAGTACTTCTGTGAACCTAGCCCCAAAATCCTAGGATCGGTATAGGGTTGCTAGATGGATATGGTCAAACTGTCAAGGAGGCAGAAAAGACTggagtgttcaataaatattttttctgtttcgTATTTGGAAAGAACCAGGTTGACACACTTACAGCTTACACTGATAATGAAACACTTTCTATTCCAACAGTAACCAATGAGGACATTAAACACCATCTTctaacattaaatatttaaaaatctacaAGACCAGATAATTTGCACCCCAGAGTTTTAAAAACATTGGCCAAGGAGCTTCTTGACTTACTACATTTTGGAAAACTGAATATGTACATTGCCAAACAAACCAGATATTGTTTTTTGCAGGGATTACAAGTTTAGATGACAAAGAGAACTGTGTTGACATAACATACTTAGATCTCTGGCAGGCGTTTGACTTATTACTGCACAATAGTCtgattaaaaagtcagcattttacACAATCAATGTAACATTAAACAGATTAAAACtggctgacagatctcaaaaagcaCTTGCTAACTCTCTCACACTTGAcgcctttaaatcaagactatccatttctaaaagacatgctgtaGCTCAGCCCCAAGTtacaggcttgatgcaggaatcattaGATGAAATTGTATGATCTGTGTAATGCAGGGAACCAGATGAGACATTGATCCTTTGGGCcctaaaaatctattaatctatctAGTAAATATTTATAACAGGTCCTTCATCAAGGTATCAGGGTACTAATAATAATTTCAGTTAGTGGAGTACTTTTGAAAGGGAGAGGTTAATTATAGCAAATCCGCATAACTAAATAAAACACAGGACTCCATTTTTAATACCAACCACTGTATATAAATATTCGAAAGCCAGTCTAAGGAAGGGGAAATAAATGGAAACCAAAAATAGAGAAGACAAAAATATACTGTCTCCTTCCTGGCCCCATAGCATAATTGCCATGTAATCTACCAGACTGGGCCAGCCAGGCAGTACAACGGGCACTAAACTGAGGCAGCCAGAAGGTCCCCATGGTTTGGTCTGGCAAATGGGGAGAACAAGCTGTAATCCATTTAAACAGGAGTGAAGGATCTGCTATAtatcactggggggagggggggaggaggggattttaAAGGTGAAAATAGGAGGAAAGATTCAGGCCACCAAACCCTAGCACAAGGAAGGAGAGTGTGGTTCTCCTCTCATCAATATGTTCGAAAGGGTGACTGACAGAGacatggggaagagaaagagcttgGGCCTTAAGTTAGAGGGACTAGACTTTCCTCTGCCTTGTCTCTACATCAGTGCAAAGCACGGGGGAGTAAAATggtaccattctgatttggtagcattttacagcgACTTTTGCACAAGTGTACATAACTACACAAGGTTTGAGGAAGTAGAGAATCAGATCTAGTTATTATACTTATTATAAGTACTTATTATACTTTTCTGGGTCTCAGAGAAGGGTGGTAGGAATTGTTTTCTACAGAGAGTGAACTGGACCTGGTTTGGTGCCCCATGGCACCAGTGGGTCTGCCCGCACCCCTCTGCAGGTTGCAGTTATCAGTGATGGAGGAAAAAAGGGTCTGTGGGGAGCGAGGTTTGATAGTTGAGAGTTGTACTGTGCTTGCACTTACTCTATATCACACcttccaacaaagcacttaacatGCATTACAGGGGACCAGTAAGGAAAAGAAGATTAGCTctgtttgcttctttatgatgaaTAAAGACAGCctcaaaagtttttttaaaaaaacaaaacacacaccatGCATGAGgaggttctttttgttttttaacattagaAATTCAAGTTTACTGTAGAAGACTTTATTGATGACTGGAAAACTGGTAGGCATCACAAGACACTGAAATCTGAACATGGGgaagggtttatttttttttaagagtcaaaatgcttaaaaaactttgtttttgttaacaccAATTTAATTCCCGTAACTAATATAGTCTCTGCAGTCACCCACCA
Proteins encoded in this window:
- the ZNF697 gene encoding zinc finger protein 697 translates to MEREEELCAPILQDSEEREILFGASTGLNEHEEKNPQEDGLENVEQYGTISEGCEENVFQSPDEAYEGQYMSETHQGDLPGKILGNSVHPERDLEALQDIIIHQRIPIGERPYVYTECGEGFSQSSNLTQHEITQTGEKPHKCTECNKSFSWRSDLIKHQRTHTGEKPYICSECGENFSVSSHLFTHKRTHTGERPFHCNECGKSFSRNSHLINHQRIHTGEKPFECAQCGKSFSDFSTLTQHQRTHTGEKPYVCVECGKSFIQSSHLVRHRRIHTGEKPYKCAECGKSFRYKSHLAQHHKLHIE
- the LOC119843575 gene encoding LOW QUALITY PROTEIN: 3 beta-hydroxysteroid dehydrogenase/Delta 5-->4-isomerase-like (The sequence of the model RefSeq protein was modified relative to this genomic sequence to represent the inferred CDS: deleted 1 base in 1 codon), yielding MSLAGVSCLVTGAGGFLGQRIVHLLLGGEKELAEIRTLDIAFSYEARRNFTNFKGQTVVKILEGDIRDATFLNSACEGVSLVIHTASIIDTLGLVEKQLLWEVNVTGTQLLLEACVRSNVQHFIYTSTIEVIGPNCRGDPICNGDEDTAYQSTSGFPYAQSKRLAETSVLKANGQALKHGGIFLTCSLRSMYIFGEGCQFLQSHLDKSLLNKNVYLRISRKDALVNPVYVGNVAWAHIQVAKALRNPEKAKHIKGHFYYISDDTPHMSYADLNYELTKELGFGIEPHPPMPLMMLYYFALLLEVVSFLLRPFVKYIPSTNRHLVILLNTQFTFSYRKAWRDLAHAPLQWKEAKQRTSQWIASVIPQRRAYLKNKAA